A genomic window from Streptomyces sp. HUAS YS2 includes:
- a CDS encoding carbohydrate ABC transporter permease has protein sequence MKARTRAAICLLTPFFVLFTAVTAIPIGYAVWLSLFTEKQSGLGFGGSESVFNGLGNYTAALGDRAFREGFGVLLGYCLLYIPLLLAGALGLALLLDSTLARARRFFQLALFLPHAVPGIIAALIWVYLYTPQLSPVVEAMEAGGIGFDFFSPEGSLPSVVNIALWEWLGYNMVIFYAALQAIDRSVLEAATVDGAGAWRIAFGIKLPLIRASLVMVGLFTVIGSLQLFTEPLILNKGTGSAVTSTWTPNMYAYTAAFDRNDYGLAAAASVLLALTAALLSFGVTRLTGRRKERTA, from the coding sequence GTGAAGGCCCGCACCCGCGCCGCGATATGCCTGCTGACCCCGTTCTTCGTCCTGTTCACCGCGGTGACGGCCATCCCGATCGGATACGCGGTCTGGCTCAGCCTGTTCACCGAGAAGCAGTCCGGACTGGGCTTCGGCGGCAGCGAGTCCGTGTTCAACGGGCTCGGGAACTACACCGCGGCGCTGGGTGACCGGGCCTTCCGCGAGGGCTTCGGCGTGCTGCTCGGATACTGCCTGCTCTACATCCCGCTGCTGCTCGCCGGGGCCCTCGGCCTCGCCCTGCTCCTCGACTCGACGCTCGCCCGCGCCCGCCGCTTCTTCCAGCTCGCGCTCTTCCTGCCGCACGCCGTCCCCGGCATCATCGCCGCGCTGATCTGGGTGTACCTGTACACCCCGCAACTCAGCCCGGTCGTCGAGGCGATGGAGGCCGGCGGGATCGGCTTCGACTTCTTCTCGCCGGAGGGCTCCCTCCCGTCCGTGGTCAACATCGCGCTGTGGGAGTGGCTCGGCTACAACATGGTCATCTTCTACGCGGCCCTGCAGGCCATCGACCGCTCCGTCCTGGAGGCGGCCACGGTCGACGGGGCCGGGGCCTGGCGGATCGCCTTCGGCATCAAGCTCCCCCTGATCCGCGCCTCGCTCGTGATGGTCGGACTGTTCACCGTCATCGGCTCGCTGCAGCTGTTCACCGAGCCGCTGATCCTCAACAAGGGCACCGGATCCGCCGTCACCTCCACCTGGACGCCGAACATGTACGCGTACACCGCGGCCTTCGACCGCAACGACTACGGGCTGGCCGCCGCCGCGTCCGTCCTGCTCGCCCTCACCGCCGCGCTGCTCTCCTTCGGCGTCACCCGCCTGACCGGCCGCAGGAAGGAGCGCACGGCATGA
- a CDS encoding ABC transporter substrate-binding protein, with amino-acid sequence MSPSWSRTSRVIACAATALAVLTACGGSGDDTASNEPVTITFWGWAKGSKDVVDAFNASHKNIQVDFEEIPSGNAGGYAKISNAVKAGNAPDLVSIEYPSLPEFVSSGALQDIGDQFTDEDRKKLLPQAVDLTTLGGKTWAVPFDAAPQAFYYRKDLFTKHGIEVPTTWDAFKSAAEKVKKADSKARIATFFPDDPTTFEAMAWQAGAQWFKAENDTWKVNTTDPATTKVATYWQGLLDADLVHKNASFSPEWTGSLKNGTTVGYLGASWGAGVLKGTLPEQSGKWAVAPVPTWDGKPASGMLGGSTFAVTKDSKKKDAAVEFAEWMATTEEGVKARIASGTSSAFPAATALRPVAKSVFDAGFYGGQDIYALFEQSGTSIGQEWAWGPTTGTTNTTIKDAFGKVAKGGPTLADGIKAGHDATVAELKKRGLKVEG; translated from the coding sequence GTGAGCCCTAGTTGGAGCAGAACGTCCCGTGTCATAGCCTGCGCCGCCACCGCCCTCGCCGTCCTCACGGCCTGCGGCGGAAGCGGCGACGACACCGCGTCGAACGAACCCGTGACCATCACCTTCTGGGGCTGGGCCAAGGGCTCCAAGGACGTGGTCGACGCGTTCAACGCCTCGCACAAGAACATCCAGGTGGACTTCGAGGAGATCCCCTCCGGCAACGCCGGCGGCTACGCCAAGATCTCCAACGCCGTGAAGGCCGGGAACGCCCCCGACCTGGTCTCCATCGAGTACCCCTCGCTCCCCGAGTTCGTCAGCTCGGGCGCCCTCCAGGACATCGGCGACCAGTTCACCGACGAGGACCGCAAGAAGCTGCTGCCGCAGGCCGTCGACCTCACCACCCTCGGGGGCAAGACCTGGGCCGTCCCCTTCGACGCCGCCCCGCAGGCCTTCTACTACCGCAAGGACCTGTTCACGAAGCACGGCATCGAGGTGCCCACCACCTGGGACGCCTTCAAGTCCGCGGCGGAGAAGGTGAAGAAGGCGGACTCCAAGGCCCGCATCGCCACCTTCTTCCCGGACGACCCGACCACCTTCGAGGCCATGGCCTGGCAGGCCGGCGCCCAGTGGTTCAAGGCCGAGAACGACACCTGGAAGGTGAACACCACCGACCCGGCCACCACCAAGGTCGCCACCTACTGGCAGGGCCTGCTCGACGCCGATCTCGTCCACAAGAACGCCTCGTTCAGCCCCGAGTGGACCGGCTCGCTGAAGAACGGCACGACCGTCGGCTACCTCGGCGCGTCCTGGGGCGCGGGCGTCCTCAAGGGCACCCTGCCCGAGCAGAGCGGCAAGTGGGCCGTCGCCCCGGTGCCGACCTGGGACGGCAAGCCCGCCAGCGGCATGCTCGGCGGCTCCACCTTCGCGGTGACCAAGGACAGCAAGAAGAAGGACGCCGCCGTCGAGTTCGCCGAGTGGATGGCCACCACCGAGGAGGGCGTGAAGGCCCGCATCGCCTCCGGCACGTCGAGTGCCTTCCCCGCCGCCACCGCACTGCGCCCGGTCGCCAAGTCGGTCTTCGACGCGGGCTTCTACGGCGGCCAGGACATCTACGCCCTCTTCGAGCAGTCCGGCACCTCCATCGGCCAGGAGTGGGCCTGGGGTCCGACGACCGGCACCACCAACACCACCATCAAGGACGCCTTCGGCAAGGTCGCCAAGGGCGGTCCGACCCTCGCCGACGGGATCAAGGCCGGTCACGACGCCACGGTCGCCGAGCTGAAGAAGCGCGGCCTGAAGGTCGAGGGCTGA
- a CDS encoding carbohydrate ABC transporter permease, whose product MSRRNRTPNVWLSRTAVNGALLLAVGYMLFPLAWLVTAATKDAGGLLAGDAFSFEGFDLAGNLSRLAEQGDGVYFRWYLNSLLYAGVGAAGCALISVAAGYAFHSYDFRAKEKLFGVVLLGVLVPSTALALPMYLLASEIGAVNTAWAVLIPVLVNPFGVYLARVFCAGYIPDEALEAARIDGAGELRTFWSIGLRMVMPGFVTIFLFQFTAIWNNFFLPLVMLSDQNLFPLSLGLYAWNSNAHAEPGYYPLVVTGSLLAVVPLVVAFVSLQRHWKAGLTAGSVK is encoded by the coding sequence ATGAGCCGCCGCAACCGCACCCCGAACGTCTGGCTGTCGAGGACCGCCGTCAACGGCGCGCTGCTGCTGGCCGTCGGCTACATGCTCTTCCCCCTCGCCTGGCTGGTCACCGCCGCCACCAAGGACGCGGGCGGGCTGCTCGCCGGCGACGCCTTCTCCTTCGAGGGCTTCGACCTCGCCGGCAATCTGTCCCGCCTCGCCGAACAGGGCGACGGCGTCTACTTCCGCTGGTACCTCAACAGCCTGCTGTACGCGGGCGTGGGCGCCGCCGGCTGCGCGCTGATCAGCGTCGCCGCCGGATACGCCTTCCACAGCTACGACTTCCGGGCGAAGGAGAAGCTCTTCGGCGTCGTGCTGCTCGGCGTGCTCGTGCCCAGCACCGCACTCGCCCTGCCCATGTACCTGTTGGCCAGCGAGATCGGCGCGGTCAACACCGCCTGGGCCGTCCTGATCCCCGTGCTCGTCAACCCGTTCGGCGTGTACCTCGCCCGGGTCTTCTGCGCCGGCTACATCCCCGACGAGGCCCTGGAGGCCGCGCGTATCGACGGGGCCGGCGAACTGCGCACCTTCTGGTCCATCGGTCTGCGCATGGTCATGCCGGGGTTCGTGACGATCTTCCTCTTCCAGTTCACCGCCATCTGGAACAACTTCTTCCTCCCGCTGGTGATGCTCTCGGACCAGAACCTCTTCCCGCTGAGCCTCGGCCTGTACGCGTGGAACAGCAACGCCCACGCCGAACCCGGGTACTACCCCCTCGTCGTCACCGGATCCCTGCTCGCCGTCGTCCCCCTCGTCGTCGCCTTCGTCTCCCTGCAGCGCCACTGGAAGGCCGGCCTCACCGCCGGCAGCGTCAAGTGA
- a CDS encoding substrate-binding domain-containing protein, with translation MRESAAERHDRLLALVRERGTARVSDLAGLLGVSPVTARRDVETLAGKGLLDRVHGQVSWPRGQGAPGAPGAAEGLVLGLLAPSATYYFAEVIRGAHEAAARFGARLILRISDYRPDEDRARTEGLLAAGAQGVLVAPGWRGPQDRLAYGDWLAELPVPAVLLERRADPGTPLDGLDRVVSDHGHGVLLALRHLLGLGRTTPVLVARADSPTALAVRAGYDDALRVLGLEAPRPVIDSVPAEADPEGFERAVRALREAVGAGATAALVHNDVDAIQIVQRLAESGVRVPEDLALIAYDDEVAALADIPLTAVAPPKRQVGRHAAELLVERLTEGSAGPDEEAAARRHLSVLPRLRVRASCGAQGG, from the coding sequence GTGCGCGAGAGTGCTGCCGAACGACACGACCGACTGCTGGCCCTGGTGCGCGAGCGCGGCACGGCCCGCGTCTCCGACCTGGCCGGCCTGCTCGGGGTCTCCCCCGTCACCGCCCGCCGGGACGTCGAGACACTGGCCGGGAAGGGCCTGCTCGACCGGGTGCACGGCCAGGTCTCCTGGCCCCGCGGGCAGGGTGCGCCGGGCGCTCCGGGGGCCGCCGAGGGGCTGGTGCTCGGCCTGCTCGCGCCCTCGGCCACGTACTACTTCGCCGAGGTCATCCGGGGTGCGCACGAGGCCGCGGCACGGTTCGGGGCCCGGCTGATCCTGCGGATCTCGGACTACCGGCCGGACGAGGACCGGGCCCGCACGGAGGGCCTGCTGGCCGCGGGCGCGCAGGGCGTGCTCGTCGCGCCGGGCTGGCGCGGCCCGCAGGACCGGCTCGCGTACGGGGACTGGCTCGCCGAACTGCCCGTACCCGCCGTGCTCCTGGAGCGCCGGGCCGACCCGGGCACCCCGCTCGACGGCTTGGACCGGGTGGTCTCCGACCACGGTCACGGGGTCCTGCTCGCCCTGCGGCACCTGCTGGGCCTGGGCCGCACCACCCCGGTCCTGGTGGCCCGCGCGGACAGCCCGACCGCGCTGGCGGTGCGCGCCGGATACGACGACGCGCTGCGCGTGCTGGGCCTGGAGGCGCCCCGTCCGGTGATCGACTCGGTGCCGGCGGAGGCGGACCCGGAGGGCTTCGAGCGGGCGGTGCGGGCGCTGCGCGAGGCGGTCGGAGCGGGGGCCACCGCCGCCCTGGTGCACAACGACGTGGACGCGATCCAGATCGTCCAGCGGCTCGCCGAGTCGGGCGTACGGGTCCCGGAGGACCTGGCCCTCATCGCGTACGACGACGAGGTCGCCGCGCTCGCCGACATTCCGCTGACCGCGGTCGCCCCGCCCAAGCGCCAGGTGGGCCGGCACGCCGCGGAACTGCTGGTGGAGCGGCTGACGGAGGGCTCGGCCGGCCCCGACGAGGAGGCGGCCGCGCGGCGGCATCTGAGCGTGCTGCCGCGGCTGCGGGTGCGGGCCTCGTGCGGGGCGCAGGGCGGATGA